The Polynucleobacter sp. MWH-UH2A DNA segment AAGAAGTCTGTTGGTATCCAAGCGTGACCGATATTCCAAAAGCAGAGCTAGCGCTTATTGAGGAAGAATTAGCCGCACGTGAATTTATGCCGGTGATTGAAAAAATCACCAGAGTCTCTACCTTTGCTACCCCTAGTATTTGGGATATTGAAACTGATCGTGGACCAACACGGATTCGATTAAAAGGCGAGGAAGATATTCGTAGAATCGCTGGAAATACACTGCTGATTGCCGATTCAAACGGCTTGCAGTTCCTAATTAAAGACTCCACCCAGCTAGACAAGACCAGCAAGAAGTTTTTAGACCGTTTCCGCTAGAATTTATCCAATTCAGCCGCTTTAGCTCAGTTGGTAGAGCAGTTCATTCGTAATGAAAAGGTCGCCAGTTCGAT contains these protein-coding regions:
- a CDS encoding DUF1854 domain-containing protein; the encoded protein is MTQHHQSANALHRDSLGRLVFVDAKGTSHIGVHPVRAFPITAASVGIGIMNQSGKEVCWYPSVTDIPKAELALIEEELAAREFMPVIEKITRVSTFATPSIWDIETDRGPTRIRLKGEEDIRRIAGNTLLIADSNGLQFLIKDSTQLDKTSKKFLDRFR